A genomic stretch from Maniola hyperantus chromosome 22, iAphHyp1.2, whole genome shotgun sequence includes:
- the ktub gene encoding protein king tubby isoform X1 translates to MASISVRDQKIEQQRQIMEQKMKQKRQNSGMVQANDLRVSSAKRPISGSRSRELHGYDGPMQFLMSPVNPDQVIPLQTNRISTYDELGNQIEVLTVGDDVGEGSGEEEGESVPVCSMGRDASTDDVCADAAVAPLQNRAQRDVSPSQTAEIEGSVEGSVETFVITPAKHGTLYKCRIARDRKGMDRGLYPTYFLHLEKDYGKKVFLLAGRKRKKSATSNYLISTDPTELLRQADSFAGKLRSNLLGTAFTVYDNGKAWRKTHRDPPRHELAAVVYDTNVLGFKGPRKMTVILPGMTPDRQRVTIAPQDDSESLLERWKSQNFDDIVVLHNKTPVWNDETQSYVLNFHGRVTQASVKNFQIVHDSEPDYVVMQFGRISEDVFTMDFRYPLCALQAFGIALSSFDSKLACE, encoded by the exons ATGGCTTCGATAAGCGTACGGGACCAGAAGATCGAACAGCAA CGCCAAATAATGGAACAGAAGATGAAACAAAAGCGGCAGAATTCTGGTATGGTTCAAGCCAATGATCTCAGAGTAAGTTCTGCTAAGCGCCCTATATCTGGAAGTCGCTCTCGGGAACTACACG GCTATGATGGTCCGATGCAATTTCTCATGTCTCCAGTAAATCCGGACCAAGTTATCCCTCTCCAAACAAATAGAATATCAACATATGATG AACTTGGGAACCAAATAGAAGTATTAACAGTAGGCGATGATGTTGGTGAAGGTAGTGGTGAGGAAGAAGGGGAAAGTGTACCAGTGTGCAGTATGGGACGAGATGCCAGTACTGACGACGTCTGTGCGGACGCAGCAGTTGCTCCTTTGCAGAATAGGGCACAGAGGGACGTCTCACCCAGCCAG ACAGCAGAAATCGAAGGGTCAGTGGAAGGGTCGGTAGAGACGTTCGTGATAACGCCAGCCAAGCACGGCACGCTGTACAAGTGCAGGATAGCCCGCGACAGGAAGGGCATGGACAGAGGCCTGTATCCCACTTACTTCCTGCATCTCGAGAAAGATTACGGaaagaaagtgtttttgttggCTG gccGCAAACGCAAGAAATCCGCGACTTCAAACTACCTAATATCAACAGATCCAACGGAATTGCTTCGCCAAGCAGACAGCTTTGCAGGCAAACTACGATCTAATCTGCTCGGTACTGCGTTCACTGTGTATGACAATGGCAAAGCGTGGAGGAAGACCCATAGAGACCCACCTAGGCATGAGCTTGCAGCTGTTGTCTAT GACACGAACGTCCTCGGTTTCAAAGGTCCCCGCAAAATGACGGTCATCCTCCCTGGGATGACCCCGGACCGTCAAAGAGTGACAATAGCGCCTCAAGACGACAGCGAATCGCTGCTAGAACGTTGGAAAAGCCAAAACTTCGACGACATAGTTGTTTTGCATAACAAAACCCCAGTGTGGAATGATGAGACTCAGTCCTACGTCCTCAACTTTCACGGAAGAGTGACACAGGCAAGTGTAAAGAACTTTCAGATCGTTCACGATTCAGAGCCAGATTATGTGGTGATGCAATTTGGGAGGATTTCCGAGGATGTCTTCACTATGGATTTCAGGTATCCGTTGTGCGCTTTGCAAGCGTTCGGTATAGCACTCAGTTCATTTGATAGCAAATTGGCTTgtgaatag
- the ktub gene encoding protein king tubby isoform X2 codes for MASISVRDQKIEQQRQIMEQKMKQKRQNSGMVQANDLRVSSAKRPISGSRSRELHELGNQIEVLTVGDDVGEGSGEEEGESVPVCSMGRDASTDDVCADAAVAPLQNRAQRDVSPSQTAEIEGSVEGSVETFVITPAKHGTLYKCRIARDRKGMDRGLYPTYFLHLEKDYGKKVFLLAGRKRKKSATSNYLISTDPTELLRQADSFAGKLRSNLLGTAFTVYDNGKAWRKTHRDPPRHELAAVVYDTNVLGFKGPRKMTVILPGMTPDRQRVTIAPQDDSESLLERWKSQNFDDIVVLHNKTPVWNDETQSYVLNFHGRVTQASVKNFQIVHDSEPDYVVMQFGRISEDVFTMDFRYPLCALQAFGIALSSFDSKLACE; via the exons ATGGCTTCGATAAGCGTACGGGACCAGAAGATCGAACAGCAA CGCCAAATAATGGAACAGAAGATGAAACAAAAGCGGCAGAATTCTGGTATGGTTCAAGCCAATGATCTCAGAGTAAGTTCTGCTAAGCGCCCTATATCTGGAAGTCGCTCTCGGGAACTACACG AACTTGGGAACCAAATAGAAGTATTAACAGTAGGCGATGATGTTGGTGAAGGTAGTGGTGAGGAAGAAGGGGAAAGTGTACCAGTGTGCAGTATGGGACGAGATGCCAGTACTGACGACGTCTGTGCGGACGCAGCAGTTGCTCCTTTGCAGAATAGGGCACAGAGGGACGTCTCACCCAGCCAG ACAGCAGAAATCGAAGGGTCAGTGGAAGGGTCGGTAGAGACGTTCGTGATAACGCCAGCCAAGCACGGCACGCTGTACAAGTGCAGGATAGCCCGCGACAGGAAGGGCATGGACAGAGGCCTGTATCCCACTTACTTCCTGCATCTCGAGAAAGATTACGGaaagaaagtgtttttgttggCTG gccGCAAACGCAAGAAATCCGCGACTTCAAACTACCTAATATCAACAGATCCAACGGAATTGCTTCGCCAAGCAGACAGCTTTGCAGGCAAACTACGATCTAATCTGCTCGGTACTGCGTTCACTGTGTATGACAATGGCAAAGCGTGGAGGAAGACCCATAGAGACCCACCTAGGCATGAGCTTGCAGCTGTTGTCTAT GACACGAACGTCCTCGGTTTCAAAGGTCCCCGCAAAATGACGGTCATCCTCCCTGGGATGACCCCGGACCGTCAAAGAGTGACAATAGCGCCTCAAGACGACAGCGAATCGCTGCTAGAACGTTGGAAAAGCCAAAACTTCGACGACATAGTTGTTTTGCATAACAAAACCCCAGTGTGGAATGATGAGACTCAGTCCTACGTCCTCAACTTTCACGGAAGAGTGACACAGGCAAGTGTAAAGAACTTTCAGATCGTTCACGATTCAGAGCCAGATTATGTGGTGATGCAATTTGGGAGGATTTCCGAGGATGTCTTCACTATGGATTTCAGGTATCCGTTGTGCGCTTTGCAAGCGTTCGGTATAGCACTCAGTTCATTTGATAGCAAATTGGCTTgtgaatag